The Kryptolebias marmoratus isolate JLee-2015 linkage group LG7, ASM164957v2, whole genome shotgun sequence region gtttttttttttgtttgttcaatttttgtggttttgcatTGTGCAATCGAGCCTCGTTAGTGAGTTAGCACAGGCTAATTGACAAAAATGAACTTTTGACCACTTTGTTTGATTAAACTTGGGGAACAACCTGTTGCAAACGAGGCCGTTTGGGTCTGTTTCTGCCTTCAGACCAGAACTaatgaacagaatcagaaatCGTTCCTACATTTCCCTTTAAGCTGCTCCAAAAttgctgagattttttttttgccaccgGTTCCTTAATTGCCTCCAGACTTGTTGCCTCGACTCGTTCCGGCCATCTCTCCTTCACTTCTGTTGGCAAAATGAAATTCACAAACTTTACACATCGCATCCCGAAAAGAAGCGCGATCGAAGTGCGGCGCGTTGGCTCGATTCAAGGACGTTACTTTGCGGCTCTCCAGATGTTTAATAGCTCCGTAAATGACAGCTTTTATTGCACGTTTTCCACTAATATGAAATCACTCTGTCAAAGAACAGCAAGTGGCTCACAGGAAAGAGGGGAAAAGGAAATATACATGTGGGTAAAACACATCCAAATAAATATTTCCGTCGTCATAAAGCAGCTGGTCCGGTAAAAGtacagagcagctgaaaaaagtCACATATTGTGGCACAAACACTCAAacagtgtgttttttaaagcacttcGAGATCGTGGCTATGCTACATCCCCATTATCCTAGACGAAACAAAGCTGCTCCTGTACAGTGCAAAATACATCGTTTACAGTGTGTAAATATATATCCACGGGAACGTTTTCGGCAGTCCACTGGCAAAGCAAAGCCTGCTCGTAACAAATGCAGTCCAGGCAGGAGTCTGGTACATTCAGGTCGAAGGATGAGTCTGGTGACGTGCAAAAAGTTTCTTCCCATCAACAAAACTTGTAAAAACTGGTCCTAAATTAAATGAACTAGCATTCTGGGAAGGATTTTCATACAGCTGCCACCTCGAATGTCCAAGGCTACGTTCATACCGCAGGCACATGCGACCcaattctgatttttaaatttttttttatgccccGATTCGAAACGTATCAGATTTTCTTCAGGGCAGAGCGAATGTGACAAATCCAATTTGTTTCCTATCCGATCCAGGTCTTTTCCATACGTGGTTCTGAATCGGATACACATCCGATGGTTTTCAAAGCGATCCCAGTCTGAACGTTCATGTCGGATGAAAGGACGGAGGTCCCTCCACCCTCGGCTCCGAGTCTTCATCCTCACACGCCTCTGCGAAGacgcagcagccacagctccaaaaaaaaaggatcattgttaacatttgcgctctttgtcttcttttatcttttaccatttagATGGACAGTCGTCCCTCACtggacagcagcttcagaatcaacacacacacaccaacactcGCTGCGTCCATATTAACTTCTGTAACCTCAGCGTGCGGAGCGTGACGCCatgtcttcttctgtgtttgagGCTCATTTTGGgaactggagtctgatggaggtcgcGTTCAAAACGTGAACGACCACGCAAAACAATCAGATTTGAGCaataagacctgcagtgtgaacgtagacCAAGTTTTCACCGTCTGCTCTGGGGACAACTCTCAGCGACCACCGCACCCACCGGGAGTCAACcccactcaagatggctgccgcagcttaCAGAggtggctgtaactcagtccgttttacagatactgagctccgATTCGGCccggtagtcgctgagagtcatccccaacgcatactctgagcgctcACAGGTCGGGCGAACTCTTTAATGGCAGCTTGGGTACGAacttcaagaaatgcttttcGTTTGTTCTGCTTTGGTAAACACCGAGACCAACAGAAgccattttctttccttcccACGTATGAGTACAACTGCgcctcttctttgtttttgtgtgcaacTTTAGACCTCAAAACACACATTCACGCGTTCATCACCCATTGGGCTACTTCAGCTCGATGCTTCAGCCTCGACTGCTCCTCTCTGCGTCAGCGACTGGCGCCGCACATCTTTATAACAAGCATTAGCAGGCGAGTTTCAGCTGGTTAACACCGGCCGCCTCGTTGTTTTCCCGTCAGTTTTATgactctttttatttactttcaagGCCATTTATTCAACCAAGCTGCTCCACTTGTACAGAATAACCCTAAAGGTGCACTGAGATCTCCTGGGGGGGGATAAAGCGAAGACGAGGATCAGGCTCTTGTCGTGGCAGCCCTTCAGACCTGCTCCTTGATACTcactctgcagttttttttaagtcggCACCTAACCCGTCAagtgctttgttgtttttaaatatgccATGGAAATGAAATGGACCAAAGCTAACTGACCTCAGCGGATGCGTGGACACATATTTGGAACGACAACaccagtttattaaaaactggagagGAAATCTAACTCCGATGTACACTCCTGCTCTTTTGATGGTCGATTTTTACAAATCAGATCTTAAGTTAGGCTTGGCGTTCGAAATCTGAAAATTTTCTGCTCTTTCCTTTCGCGTCTGACCTGACGGCGCGATGATACGGGTTATATCTGACCTTCTGTTTGAAATCTAGGCGCTAAAAACGACTCCGCTGGAGTTGAGCCGACGTCGCAGTTTTAAACGTTCTGCTTCTATCCCTCCGGTGACCTAATCCCTTATTTCGATGCACGTCTTGGGAAGTCAAGACATTAAGACACATCTTTACGTGTTCTGTCTGTGGAGCTTCTGTCAGTCAGGTTCAGGCAGAAAGTCACCTTCATCATCGTCATCTTTTCGCTTTTTGaggaacagcagctaaaacagacCTCACCGGGCTCATTCTGTAGCTGTGTAATCGTGTTCGTTATGTCTTTTAACTAAAGACATTTTGGGAGGACGGAGGGGGGGGGATGATGTGGACAAAGTGCATCAGATATTCAGCGATGGACAAAGAGGCAGTAAAGTTCTCCGACATGTATGTGACGTGCAGCGTCCCAAAATAAAGCGCTAAAAAGGCCACGTTTTTACACGTCtccctccagcagctggtccTCCGAGCTGGACCGTGACTCGTTGAGGGCGAAATTGATCAGTTTGATCTGCGTGGGTGGGCGGTGGGGGNNNNNNNNNNNNNNNNNNNNNNNNNNNNNNNNNNNNNNNNNNNNNNNNNNNNNNNNNNNNNNNNNNNNNNNNNNNNNNNNNNNNNNNNNNNNNNNNNNNNNNNNNNNNNNNNNNNNNNNNNNNNNNNNNNNNNNNNNNNNNNNNNNNNNNNNNNNNNNNNNNNNNNNNNNNNNNNNNNNNNNNNNNNNNNNNNNNNNNNNNNNNNNNNNNNNNNNNNNNNNNNNNNNNNNNNNNNNNNNNNNNNNNNNNNNNNNNNNNNNNNNNNNNNNNNNNNNNNNNNNCCCACCTCCCATCTCCAAAACAAAGCCCTGTCGTCTCTCCACCGCCCACCGTCTTCCATGAGCCAACCTTTATTTTTGCACCCCCGCCCCCCCTCCACCCGCAGGTGTCTGTCCTGTCCTGTGTCCTGTCCCTGTCCGCCTGGCCGTCACTAGCTGATCCTCTGGAGGCAGTAGTCGTTCTCGGTGTCCACGGAGCTGTTGTGGCCCGACGAGGGGTAGAGGTCGCGGCGGAGCAGCCTGTTGACCACGGAGACCAGGACCTTCTTGTACTGCTGACGCAGGAGCGAGTAGGCAAACGGATCGGACGCAGCCTTGCTGTACGTCAGGCACTTGCTGACGATGCCCCAGTGGCGGCTGATGTCCACGGACGGGAGGAGCTCGGCCAACCTgaatgggggagggggggagagaaatatGTTCCAATTATGGTTCAGTTCAGACAGCCTGTCAGATGAGTAAGGGGAAAGCCAAACATGACACTGCGAACGGCTCTCGGCTACCACCGTGTCGAGTtatagctcagtgtctgtaaaacaaactgagctgtaGTTGTTTCTGCCCAGTGTGGgctggctgcggcagccatcttgagtttgaACTGGccctaaaggttaatcagctgcagctgcacgCTCGGTGGTTACCTTCTGAAGGCTTCAGGAAATATTTCgcgaacagacagacacacgaacACAGCTAACACACCTCAGCAAACGCAAAACGGACGCACTTTTTGCGGATCAGCTCAGAgtcttggagtcaaccctgtctgtctgttagcaaaatatcccagatttgaatgaagctctcagaaagtaaacaaagGCTCTGTAAGCGATTAACCTTCGGAGTCGacctgagtcaagatggctgccacaaacaaAAAGCGACCGAAGCTCAGCTGGTTTCACAGATGTGGAGCTAGAATtggacgtggtagtagctgagagtcatctgcaGCGCGCACCTAAAGCTCCAACGGATCGCGAAAGATCTGCGTTCGAAACTTTGGCACagaaggcggcgggcgatacgcattccttcagaAAAATGCTAGCTTTTCTAGTTTCATTTTGAGTTTCAAACATTAGCTGGTGAACGAGAAGCACCAAGCTCTTCGAGAtggaaacaacaaatgtttgaatTGGAACATTTCGGGGAAAACAAGCGTTATTTCGAGGTGATGAGAGAAGTAACCTCTCTCTGTAATAAGCgtgtgtgacaaaaaaaaaaaaaacagcggaAACGTCCAGCAGACGCACATCTGGACTCgagtttcctctttttcttctcacgGCTCTGTTGTGTTTACTTCAGCGTTTCAAACACGACTGAAGCTTCAAACTTGGAGGAGCCGAGAGTTTAACGGACGAGCCAGGAGCGAGCGGGACGTAGAGATCCCGTGTTTGCTGTGGCAGGTCTGTAACGTCTGCGTCGCATCCCCGCAGGAGAAAACGACAGcgcctgaaaacaaacatgaaggGAGGGGAGGTTCTCTCATCCGCTGCGCTCCGAGCGAGTCGGGGTAACTGAGCTGGATTATAAGTGGGCTCATGAATATTTCAAGGCGCTGCACAAGAGTTTTgcagtaaattaaatcatttatgaGTCGGCATCGGGTCCGGACTTACCTCGTAATGACATAAGGGCCAAAGCAGACGACAAACGAGCCGATAAAGATGCTGATCTTCTTCGTGGCTCTCTGCTTTCTCCTCTTCTGCTCCGCTAAGCACCTCTGCTTGACGCTGCAagacgggggaaaaaaaaaaggaaaggtttcagtaaaaagcTTCGGAAGAGATGCCAAGCAGGCTCAACACGTACAGTCAGTTCAGGGCTTCCACCTTTCAGAGCAGATTGGAAACAATCCGCTTGCACAACGACACAAACGTGACctcggggggaaaaaaacgctCAGCCGGGTCAACCGTTTCTTAGACAATGAGCCCCAAAAATGGCGTCAGAGTTCACTGCGTGATTCGGCAGCTGCGGAACAGCCCGgatcatcacccctccacccccgTGCTTAACAGTTGTGCTGCcttatttgttcttttagaGAGAAGATGACAACCTCTCCAAACAAGCCAGTcttgttttcctcagtttattttagtatgacttgttttagataagtttagtttagctttttcaCATCTTAGTTTctgcctttagttttttttttttttgtttccagttggccttttattgaaatgttttaactcttagttagccttctggtaccttcagtttagtttagtttagtctatCTTAGCTTTCATCatgtctgatctgttcagctgaggtttttaaatcctagtttagtttatgttagcttcttATCAGTTCATTacatcttagtttggttttcctcagtttatccttagtatgacttagtttgacttcttttagataagtttagttcagctttttatATCCTAGTTTCCTAGCCTggttttccttctttattttacttttgctcatATATTGTATtatgttttcatgctgtaaaccactttgaactgccttcttgctgaaaggtgctatatataaatatatttgacttgacttgacttgttCTTGACttgtgacctttaacctttaacctgctgaccgAGGCCTGTAGAGCCTGCCTGCATGTTTACTATCAAGAATCTGGAGCATTCTGGCTATTTAGAACACTCTCAGTGGTTTATTGGGGATGAAGTCTTATTTTTACACCAAGGCTTATTAAAAAGTAACAGAGCtgtattctgttttgtttgtttgtttttagcgtgGGACGTTGGACCTCAGCAGTCTGACACTCCTcagtttctctgagcactgcacagtctgacctcggGGTGAATTTGCcccgccccccctcccctccctgcaTGTTATCCTGCTGTGGACTACTGGACTCCTAGTTGTTTAAAAACGACCCTCGATTCACGTTCGCCggggttctgctgctgttttcttacTGGCGTTGCTCTCCGGTTTGATgatgttttttgcatttctgcGTTTGCTTCCACACGGACCGATTTAGTCCTAGTGTCCACCTGCCGTTAAGCTCACCTGCCTCTAACTGACCGATCGCCCAATCCTGGCTGATATAAGCTCTTTGGTTTCACTCAGCGTTGTCAGATCCTCCCCCGCGCACGCACGTTCTGTTCCTGCTCCCAAGTTTTGTTCTGTGTcgtatattttattaaagacgTCTGCATTTGTCCCGCCTGCATCTAGTCGGGACTCGATTCCATCCCCACACGAcactttgacccttcccagatcaACGGGCAGTGATGTCTTTCcgccttggcattgtgttaacgcACGCCTGtactccagagcagcaaactgaccaaACTCCTGCTGTTATAGATGggatcacactgatgatgatgatgatgatgagttcATCAGtacatctgatcagcagctcctgaagcTCTCCAATCATATGGGTGCAGAAAGAGCGAACCTAATGTTTCACACTCAAGTTTTGccattttagctttgtttttgtttcatacaTGGTGTCAAGGTGGAAtctggtgtgtgtttttgtacactttggATTAAATTTTAGAACCTGCTGAATATCAGACCACTATACCTGAACATACCGAAAGAAGGTGGACCTCCTTTCCACCACCCATGACGGtacaggagaggaggaaaacGTGAGGTGGGTTACCTCGGGTGAATGTCCACCAGCAGGAACAGGGTCTGCATGGTGATGATGTCGATCCTCTTGCAGTGGAACCTGGCCACCTTCAGCACCTTCAGGTAGGTGAAGCAGAGGATGAGCAGCGAGAGCGCGAAGCTGGTGGCGTGGAACACCACGGTGAAGACGGAGAAGCGCACCCGGTCGGCGCCCGCCTCGCCCCGCCGCTGCAGCTGCAGGGTGCACGACGCGTAGACGTGGCTGTAGTCGAGCCAGGAGAAGAGCAGCGCCGTGAGGGAGAAGGTGAACGAGTGCAGCCAGGAGTAGCACACCATGATCAGCGCGTCCTTGTAGCGCATCTTGGTGGCGTAGCTGAGCGGGAAGACCACGGCGATCCAGCGGTCGATGCTGAGCGCGGCCATGCTCAGCATGGTGTTGGCCGTTAGGAAGGTCTCCAGGAAGCTGACGGCGCGGCACGCGCAGTCCCCGAACGGCTGCTGGTTCCGCACGATCCCCACCAGGGTGGCCGGCATGTTGAGCACCGTGATGAGGATGTTGCAGAAGGACAGGTTCATGGTGAACACGCCGGGCACCTGGCGGCGGATCTCGCTGCTGTGGACGAAGCAGAGCAGCACCAACAGGTTGGACAGCAGGGAGACCGCGGCCACGGCCACGATGAGCAGGGCCACGACGGTCTCAGCAAAGTCCATGTCTCCCTCAGAGAGGCGCTCCTCTTCCCGGGGAGGGGGGGNNNNNNNNNNNNNNNNNNNNNNNNNNNNNNNNNNNNNNNNNNNNNNNNNNNNNNNNNNNNNNNNNNNNNNNNNNNNNCCTGCGCCAGGATCCTCCATGATC contains the following coding sequences:
- the LOC108249959 gene encoding G-protein coupled receptor 26 encodes the protein MDFAETVVALLIVAVAAVSLLSNLLVLLCFVHSSEIRRQVPGVFTMNLSFCNILITVLNMPATLVGIVRNQQPFGDCACRAVSFLETFLTANTMLSMAALSIDRWIAVVFPLSYATKMRYKDALIMVCYSWLHSFTFSLTALLFSWLDYSHVYASCTLQLQRRGEAGADRVRFSVFTVVFHATSFALSLLILCFTYLKVLKVARFHCKRIDIITMQTLFLLVDIHPSVKQRCLAEQKRRKQRATKKISIFIGSFVVCFGPYVITRLAELLPSVDISRHWGIVSKCLTYSKAASDPFAYSLLRQQYKKVLVSVVNRLLRRDLYPSSGHNSSVDTENDYCLQRIS